A stretch of the Massilia varians genome encodes the following:
- a CDS encoding chemotaxis protein CheB, translating to MPASVLAEIGAALRGRRVELVVIGGSAGGVDALFQLLPAIPAGFRPSVACILHVPPDRDSRLAELFEMRSALPVREARDKEPLQPGVIYFAGSGYHLSVERERCFSLSCEPPVQFARPAIDVLMESAADAYGPALAGILLTGANHDGAEGMCRIRERGGLTVVQDPGEAQASAMPNEAIRRCAPHLVLPLLGIRTLLPMLRNL from the coding sequence ATGCCGGCCAGCGTCCTGGCGGAGATCGGCGCGGCCCTGCGCGGCCGCCGCGTCGAGCTGGTCGTCATCGGCGGCTCGGCCGGCGGCGTCGACGCGCTGTTCCAGCTGCTGCCCGCCATCCCGGCCGGCTTCCGGCCCAGCGTGGCCTGCATCCTGCACGTGCCGCCCGACCGCGACAGCCGCCTGGCCGAGCTGTTCGAGATGCGTAGTGCGCTGCCGGTGCGCGAGGCGCGCGACAAGGAGCCGCTGCAACCCGGCGTGATCTATTTCGCCGGTTCGGGCTATCATCTCTCAGTCGAGCGCGAGCGCTGCTTCTCGCTCAGCTGCGAGCCGCCGGTGCAGTTCGCGCGCCCGGCGATCGACGTGCTGATGGAGTCCGCCGCCGACGCCTATGGACCGGCGTTGGCCGGTATCCTGTTGACCGGTGCTAACCATGACGGTGCCGAGGGCATGTGCCGCATCCGCGAGCGCGGCGGCCTGACCGTCGTGCAGGACCCGGGCGAGGCCCAGGCCAGCGCCATGCCGAACGAGGCGATCCGGCGTTGCGCGCCGCACCTCGTGCTGCCGCTGCTTGGCATCCGGACACTGCTTCCCATGCTGAGGAACTTATGA
- a CDS encoding CheR family methyltransferase yields the protein MSPIDPTPPDDFDIELKMLVEAVYLKYNYDFRDYTGASQKRRILVAMREMDCDTVSSLQAKVMHEPDGFAQLLQYLTIPVTEMFRDPEYWLALREHVVPFLKTYPSLKVWVAGCSTGEEVYSLAILLQEEGLLERAIIYATDINPESLEAARRGVFNLERMRLYTENYQKAGGKRAFSDYYTAAYSGALFDRALVENVTFADHSLATDTVFSETHFVSCRNVLIYFNRKLQDRALGLFHESLCHRGFLGLGSKESIEFSSHADRFDVLARRERIFRKGAP from the coding sequence ATGAGCCCGATCGACCCGACCCCGCCGGACGACTTCGACATCGAGCTGAAGATGCTGGTGGAAGCCGTCTACCTGAAGTACAACTACGACTTCAGGGACTACACGGGTGCGTCGCAGAAACGCCGCATCCTGGTGGCCATGCGCGAGATGGACTGCGACACGGTGTCGAGCCTGCAGGCCAAGGTGATGCACGAGCCGGACGGCTTCGCCCAGCTGCTGCAGTACCTGACGATTCCGGTGACCGAGATGTTCCGCGACCCGGAATACTGGCTGGCGCTGCGCGAGCACGTGGTGCCTTTCCTGAAGACCTATCCCTCGCTGAAGGTATGGGTGGCCGGCTGCAGCACCGGCGAAGAGGTGTATTCGCTGGCCATCCTGCTGCAGGAAGAAGGCCTGCTCGAGCGCGCCATCATCTACGCCACCGACATCAATCCGGAATCGCTGGAAGCGGCGCGGCGCGGGGTGTTCAATCTCGAACGCATGCGCCTGTACACCGAGAACTACCAGAAGGCCGGCGGCAAGCGCGCCTTTTCCGATTACTACACGGCGGCCTACAGCGGGGCGCTGTTCGACCGCGCCCTGGTCGAGAACGTCACCTTCGCCGACCACAGCCTGGCCACCGATACCGTGTTCTCGGAGACCCATTTCGTCAGCTGCCGCAATGTGCTGATCTATTTCAACCGCAAGCTGCAGGACCGTGCGCTCGGCCTGTTCCACGAATCGCTGTGCCACCGCGGCTTCCTGGGCCTGGGCAGCAAGGAGAGCATCGAGTTCTCCAGCCATGCCGATCGCTTCGACGTGCTGGCCCGGCGCGAGCGCATCTTCCGCAAGGGTGCGCCGTGA
- the ahpC gene encoding alkyl hydroperoxide reductase subunit C — protein sequence MSLINTQIKPFKATAYHNGKFIDLTEENFKGTWSILMFYPADFTFVCPTELEDLAAFQPEFEKMGVNVYGVSTDSHFAHKAWHDTSDAIKKVNYPLIGDPTGTLARNFEVMIEEEGMALRGTFVMNPEGQIKVMEVHDNGIGRDASELMRKVKAAQYVASHPGEVCPAKWTEGAETLTPSLDLVGKI from the coding sequence ATGTCCCTCATCAACACCCAGATCAAGCCGTTCAAGGCCACCGCTTACCACAACGGCAAGTTCATCGATCTGACGGAAGAGAACTTCAAGGGCACCTGGTCGATCCTGATGTTCTACCCGGCCGACTTCACCTTCGTCTGCCCGACCGAACTGGAAGACCTGGCTGCTTTCCAGCCTGAATTCGAGAAGATGGGCGTGAACGTCTACGGCGTGTCGACCGACAGCCACTTCGCACACAAGGCATGGCACGACACCTCGGACGCCATCAAGAAAGTGAACTACCCGCTGATCGGCGACCCGACCGGCACCCTGGCTCGCAACTTCGAAGTCATGATCGAAGAAGAAGGCATGGCACTGCGCGGCACCTTCGTGATGAACCCGGAAGGCCAGATCAAGGTCATGGAAGTGCACGACAACGGCATCGGCCGCGACGCGTCGGAACTGATGCGCAAAGTCAAGGCTGCCCAGTACGTCGCTTCGCACCCGGGTGAAGTGTGCCCGGCCAAGTGGACCGAAGGCGCAGAAACCCTGACCCCGTCGCTGGACCTGGTCGGCAAGATCTAA
- the uvrA gene encoding excinuclease ABC subunit UvrA: MRHKPTPHKHEQPSSAGESRAGYVRVRGAREHNLKNVDVDIPRGSLVVFTGVSGSGKSSLAFGTLYAEAQRRYLESVSPYARRLFHQMPVPEVDEIDGLPPAVALQQQRGSPTARSSVGSVSTLSNSLRMLYSRVGDYPPGQELLYAESFSPNTPEGACPQCSGLGRVYEVTEQSMVPDDTLTIRERAVAAWPPAWHGQNLRDILVTMGYDVDTPWRELPKKDRDWILFTDETPTVPVYAGLTPKETKAALKRKDTPSYQGTFTGARRYVLQTFANTESASMKKRVARYMVSTECPLCRGKRLRREALSVTFAGIDIMELSRMPLARLAELLKPYAVGEAARDRTRAKEHPEQMIVTQRIAQDLCARLRVLLDLGLGYLALERSTPTLSPGELQRLRLATQVRSNLFGVVYVLDEPSAGLHPADTEALLDALDQLKAAGNSLFVVEHALDVIRQADWIVDVGPQAGEKGGQVLYSGEPDGLKRVADSQTRRYLFNEAPLEKRAPRQPVGWLRLEGVRRNNLDGISAEFPLGVLTAVTGVSGSGKSSLVSQVLVELVSRALGQGAQEADTPEVEEPGLEQEPASPLEGRIVAGMEGIRRMVRVDQKPIGRTPRSNLATYTGLFDQVRKLFAATPDAKKRRYDAGRFSFNVAKGRCEHCAGEGFVMVELLFLPSVYAPCPTCEGARYNARTLEVRYRGKNIAEVLGMTVGEAITFFEGEALVERALEVLAEVGLDYLRLGQPATELSGGEAQRIKLAAELQRAGRGNTLYVLDEPTTGLHPRDADRLVAQLNRLVDAGNTVIVVEHTMRVVAGCDWVIDVGPGAGDEGGKLICAGPPEEVARCKASRTAPYLASHLA; this comes from the coding sequence ATGCGCCACAAGCCGACGCCTCACAAGCACGAGCAGCCTTCCAGCGCCGGCGAAAGCCGCGCGGGCTATGTCCGGGTGCGCGGCGCCCGCGAACACAACCTGAAGAACGTCGACGTCGACATTCCGCGGGGCAGCCTGGTGGTGTTCACCGGCGTGTCCGGATCGGGCAAGTCCTCGCTGGCCTTCGGCACCCTGTACGCGGAAGCCCAGCGGCGCTACCTGGAATCGGTGTCGCCCTATGCGCGCCGCCTGTTCCACCAGATGCCGGTGCCGGAAGTCGACGAGATCGACGGCCTGCCGCCGGCGGTGGCCCTGCAGCAGCAGCGCGGCTCGCCCACCGCGCGTTCCTCGGTGGGCAGCGTCAGCACGCTGTCGAATTCCCTGCGCATGCTGTATTCGCGCGTCGGCGACTATCCGCCCGGCCAGGAGCTGCTGTACGCGGAATCGTTTTCGCCGAACACGCCGGAAGGCGCCTGTCCGCAGTGCTCGGGCCTGGGCCGGGTCTACGAAGTGACGGAACAGTCGATGGTGCCGGACGATACGCTCACCATCCGCGAGCGCGCGGTGGCGGCCTGGCCGCCGGCCTGGCACGGCCAGAACCTGCGCGACATCCTGGTCACGATGGGCTACGACGTCGATACGCCCTGGCGCGAGCTGCCGAAGAAGGACCGCGACTGGATCCTGTTCACCGACGAGACCCCGACCGTGCCGGTCTACGCCGGCCTCACGCCGAAGGAAACCAAGGCCGCGCTCAAGCGCAAGGACACGCCCAGCTACCAGGGCACCTTCACCGGCGCGCGCCGCTACGTGCTGCAGACCTTCGCCAACACCGAAAGCGCCTCGATGAAAAAGCGCGTGGCGCGCTACATGGTGAGCACGGAATGCCCGCTGTGCCGCGGCAAGCGCCTGCGCCGGGAAGCGCTGTCGGTGACCTTCGCCGGCATCGACATCATGGAACTGTCGCGCATGCCGCTGGCCCGGCTGGCGGAACTCCTGAAGCCTTACGCGGTCGGCGAAGCGGCCAGGGACAGGACCCGCGCAAAGGAACATCCGGAGCAGATGATCGTCACCCAGCGCATCGCCCAGGACCTGTGCGCGCGCCTGCGCGTGCTGCTCGACCTGGGGCTGGGCTACCTGGCGCTGGAGCGCAGTACGCCGACCCTGTCGCCGGGCGAGCTGCAGCGCCTGCGCCTGGCGACCCAGGTGCGCTCCAACCTGTTCGGCGTGGTCTACGTGCTGGACGAGCCGTCGGCCGGCCTGCATCCGGCCGATACCGAAGCCCTGCTCGATGCGCTGGACCAGTTGAAAGCGGCGGGCAATTCGCTGTTCGTGGTCGAGCACGCGCTCGACGTGATCCGGCAGGCCGACTGGATCGTCGACGTCGGCCCGCAAGCGGGCGAGAAGGGCGGGCAGGTGCTGTACAGCGGCGAGCCCGACGGATTGAAGAGGGTCGCCGATTCGCAGACGCGGCGCTACCTGTTCAACGAAGCGCCGTTGGAAAAACGCGCGCCGCGCCAACCGGTCGGCTGGCTGCGCCTGGAGGGCGTGCGGCGCAACAACCTCGACGGCATCAGCGCCGAATTCCCGCTCGGCGTGCTGACGGCCGTCACCGGCGTGTCCGGTTCCGGCAAATCGAGCCTGGTCAGCCAGGTGCTGGTGGAGCTGGTAAGCAGGGCCCTCGGCCAGGGCGCGCAGGAAGCGGATACCCCGGAGGTTGAAGAACCGGGCTTGGAACAGGAACCCGCCTCGCCGCTCGAAGGCCGCATCGTCGCCGGGATGGAGGGAATACGGCGCATGGTGCGGGTCGACCAGAAGCCGATCGGCCGCACCCCGCGTTCCAACCTGGCCACCTATACCGGCCTGTTCGACCAGGTGCGCAAGCTGTTCGCCGCCACGCCGGACGCGAAGAAGCGCCGCTATGACGCCGGCCGCTTCTCCTTCAACGTGGCCAAGGGGCGCTGCGAGCACTGCGCCGGCGAGGGCTTCGTCATGGTCGAGCTGCTGTTCCTGCCCAGCGTGTATGCGCCGTGCCCGACCTGCGAAGGCGCGCGCTACAACGCCAGGACCCTCGAGGTGCGCTACCGCGGCAAGAACATCGCCGAGGTGCTGGGCATGACGGTGGGCGAGGCCATCACTTTCTTCGAGGGCGAGGCGCTGGTCGAGCGCGCGCTCGAGGTGCTGGCCGAAGTGGGCCTGGACTACCTGCGCCTGGGCCAGCCGGCCACCGAACTGTCGGGCGGGGAGGCGCAGCGCATCAAGCTGGCGGCCGAGCTGCAGCGCGCCGGACGCGGCAACACCCTGTACGTGCTGGACGAGCCCACCACCGGCCTGCACCCGCGCGATGCCGACCGCCTGGTGGCGCAGCTGAACCGCCTGGTCGACGCCGGCAACACGGTGATCGTGGTCGAGCACACCATGCGCGTGGTGGCGGGTTGCGACTGGGTGATCGACGTCGGTCCGGGCGCGGGTGACGAGGGGGGCAAGCTGATCTGCGCCGGGCCGCCGGAAGAGGTGGCGCGCTGCAAGGCCAGCCGCACGGCGCCATATCTTGCGTCCCATCTTGCATAA
- a CDS encoding glycosyltransferase — protein sequence MPQPHFVVVTIGSAGDLFPFMRVALALREAGHRVSMLGPVQHAPFVEPSGLAFHGLPADAAVLDHPDLWHPTRGLAVVWRATRPAMAQVPAFVAALPDSERIVLLAHPLALPEADLCRARRRGLKVAALYLAPSNLPTVHDPLMLGPWPVPRWVPPGARRWLWRRLGEALINPVALPDVNAARAQQGLAPVTDLVDFIVKLPDLSVTLFPEWFAPTQPDWPQPLARTGFPLYDPSPQAVLSAQVARFLEEGPAPVVFTPGTGNRQAAHYFLCALDACARRGLRAILLTPHREQLPAHLPTPVLWQDYVPLRALLPHVAALVHHGGIGTTAEALRAGTPQLVVPLAHDQFDNAARVGRLGAGASLRAARLTAPRLAQRLAEVVGNKAVEAACRALSARCGPAELGPLCERLASLAR from the coding sequence ATGCCGCAGCCGCACTTCGTGGTCGTCACCATCGGTTCGGCCGGCGACCTGTTCCCCTTCATGCGCGTGGCCCTCGCGCTGCGCGAGGCCGGGCACCGGGTCAGCATGCTCGGCCCGGTGCAGCACGCGCCCTTCGTGGAGCCGAGCGGTCTTGCGTTCCATGGCCTGCCGGCCGACGCGGCGGTGCTCGACCATCCCGACCTGTGGCATCCGACCCGCGGCCTGGCCGTGGTGTGGCGCGCCACGCGACCGGCGATGGCGCAGGTTCCCGCCTTCGTGGCCGCGCTGCCCGATAGCGAGCGCATCGTGCTGCTGGCGCACCCGCTGGCCCTGCCGGAAGCCGACCTGTGCCGCGCGCGCCGCCGCGGGCTGAAGGTGGCGGCGCTCTACCTGGCGCCCTCGAACCTGCCGACCGTGCACGACCCGCTGATGCTGGGACCCTGGCCGGTGCCGCGCTGGGTGCCGCCGGGTGCGCGCCGCTGGCTGTGGCGCCGGCTGGGCGAGGCCCTGATCAACCCGGTGGCCTTGCCCGACGTGAACGCGGCACGTGCGCAGCAGGGCCTGGCGCCGGTGACCGACCTGGTAGACTTCATCGTGAAGCTGCCCGACCTGTCGGTGACCCTGTTCCCGGAATGGTTCGCGCCGACCCAGCCGGACTGGCCGCAGCCTCTGGCGCGCACCGGTTTCCCGCTGTACGATCCCTCGCCCCAGGCCGTATTGTCGGCGCAGGTGGCGCGCTTCCTGGAGGAGGGGCCTGCGCCGGTGGTGTTCACGCCCGGCACCGGCAACCGCCAGGCGGCGCATTATTTCCTCTGCGCGCTCGACGCCTGCGCCCGGCGCGGCCTGCGCGCCATCCTCTTGACGCCGCACCGCGAGCAGCTGCCGGCGCATCTGCCGACGCCGGTGCTATGGCAGGACTATGTGCCGCTGCGCGCCCTGTTGCCGCACGTGGCCGCGCTGGTGCACCACGGCGGCATCGGCACCACGGCCGAAGCCCTGCGCGCCGGCACGCCGCAACTGGTGGTGCCGCTGGCGCACGACCAGTTCGACAACGCGGCGCGGGTGGGCAGGCTGGGCGCCGGCGCCAGCCTGCGGGCGGCGCGCCTGACAGCGCCGCGGCTCGCGCAGCGCCTGGCGGAAGTTGTCGGTAATAAAGCCGTGGAAGCGGCCTGCCGCGCGCTGTCCGCCCGCTGCGGTCCCGCCGAGCTCGGGCCCCTGTGCGAACGGCTGGCATCGCTCGCGCGCTGA
- a CDS encoding response regulator: MAGPSIDNSQFRRILSRNVALPLGLSVVSAIVFVALIAYLINALNRVEHSERVIGNAQEVSKLAADMEAGMRGYLLAGDEAFLSPYLLALQRVQSGLGSMSEMVADNPAQIDRIKRIQASQMQWKAFAAEMIERRRRNDPTYLDAVRSGRGKILMDEIRRSFDDFLDVERRLLRDRNDEARRVTTWSVISFLLLSLLVGGGLAMFGRRQLVMLSNSYQETLEHEAEHNAQLRHQDWLRSGQTELAALSAGIHSLEPLADAVLTYVTRYLDGVVAAMYVHGEDGVLRRIGAYGFAFDKADDAQVIMPGHSLASRAALEKRLLVLHDLPDGYIKVASSLGETPPRELLIAPVHNHGKIKGVIEIGFLHPVSARDREFMELIAPAVGASMAAVLYRLRLQHALEETQTLNEELQVQQEELRTANEELEEQSRALEESQTALENQQSELRATNDQLAEQALNLDMKNAALTGAQEQLRQRALELERASRYKSEFLANMSHELRTPLNSSLILAKLLADNAAGNLNDEQVRFAQTIYSAGNDLLHLINDILDISKVEAGKLELVPEEVPLRRMVEGLARTFEPLARQKALEFSMTIDPNVPAAITTDRQRVEQILKNLLSNAVKFTERGAVRMTVGVTPEGWVQFGVRDSGIGIAQDQQDKIFDAFHQADGTTSRRFGGTGLGLSISRDLTNLLGGSLDVSSQPGEGSLFTLSLPRSGAVAATPPAAPALHPAQPALAAPPAPTAAPAPVEPAASFADDRDLPAAGTRTVLVIEDEPEFARILFDLAHELDYRCLVALSAGEGLALAASQKPDAVLLDIRLPDSSGLSVLQQLKDNPSTRHIPVHIVSSMENGGEALHLGAIGYALKPTSREQLEEVFRKLQEKSSQKIKRVLLVEDDERQRESVVQLIADTDVEIRAVGMGGDALALLKEQIFDCMIIDLKLPDMQGGELLERMASEEVCSFPPVIVYTGRNLTRDEEAELLKYSRSIIIKGARSPERLLDEVTLFLHKVESELSSERQTMLKAVRGRDRVFEGRTILLVDDDVRNVFALTSALESRGARVEVGRNGFEAIDKLDQVPGIDLVLMDVMMPGMDGLEATRRIRADGRFDRLPIIAITAKAMKDDQEQCLAAGANDYLAKPIDLSRLYSLLRVWMPTLERI; this comes from the coding sequence ATGGCCGGCCCTTCCATCGATAATTCACAATTTCGCCGCATCTTGAGCCGCAACGTCGCCTTGCCGCTGGGATTGAGCGTCGTCAGTGCAATCGTATTCGTCGCTCTGATCGCTTACCTGATCAATGCACTGAACCGGGTCGAGCACTCCGAGCGCGTCATCGGCAATGCGCAAGAGGTCAGCAAGCTTGCGGCCGACATGGAAGCCGGGATGCGCGGCTACCTGCTTGCCGGCGACGAGGCTTTCCTTTCGCCTTATCTGCTCGCCCTGCAGCGCGTACAGAGCGGACTCGGATCGATGAGCGAGATGGTCGCGGACAATCCGGCCCAGATTGACCGGATCAAGCGCATCCAGGCCTCGCAGATGCAATGGAAGGCCTTCGCCGCCGAGATGATCGAACGGCGCCGCCGCAACGATCCGACCTACCTCGACGCGGTGCGTAGCGGCCGCGGCAAGATCCTGATGGACGAGATCCGCCGTTCCTTCGACGACTTCCTCGACGTCGAGCGCCGCCTGCTGCGCGATCGCAACGACGAGGCGCGCCGCGTCACGACCTGGTCGGTGATCTCCTTCCTGCTTCTCAGCCTGCTGGTCGGCGGCGGCCTGGCCATGTTCGGGCGCCGCCAGCTGGTCATGCTGTCGAATTCCTACCAGGAGACGCTGGAGCACGAGGCCGAGCACAACGCCCAGCTGCGCCACCAGGACTGGCTGCGTTCCGGCCAGACCGAGCTGGCCGCGCTGAGCGCCGGCATCCATTCGCTGGAACCGCTGGCCGACGCCGTGCTCACCTACGTGACGCGCTACCTTGACGGCGTAGTGGCCGCCATGTACGTGCATGGCGAGGACGGCGTCCTGCGCCGCATCGGCGCCTACGGCTTCGCCTTCGACAAGGCCGACGACGCCCAGGTGATCATGCCGGGCCATTCGCTGGCCAGCCGCGCGGCGCTCGAGAAGCGCCTGCTGGTGCTGCACGACCTGCCGGACGGTTACATCAAGGTGGCCTCGAGCCTGGGCGAGACGCCGCCGCGCGAACTCCTGATCGCCCCGGTGCACAACCACGGCAAGATCAAGGGCGTGATCGAGATCGGCTTCCTGCACCCCGTGAGCGCGCGCGACCGCGAGTTCATGGAACTGATCGCGCCGGCGGTCGGCGCCTCGATGGCGGCGGTGCTGTACCGCCTGCGCCTGCAGCATGCGCTGGAAGAGACCCAGACCCTGAACGAGGAACTGCAGGTCCAGCAGGAAGAGCTGCGCACCGCCAACGAGGAGCTGGAAGAACAGTCGCGCGCGCTGGAAGAGTCGCAGACCGCGCTGGAGAACCAGCAGTCCGAGCTGCGCGCCACCAACGACCAGCTGGCCGAGCAGGCGCTCAATCTCGACATGAAGAACGCGGCCCTCACCGGCGCCCAGGAGCAGCTGCGCCAGCGCGCGCTGGAACTGGAACGCGCCAGCCGCTACAAGTCCGAGTTCCTGGCGAATATGTCGCACGAGCTGCGCACGCCGCTCAACAGCTCGCTGATCCTGGCCAAGCTGCTGGCCGATAACGCTGCCGGCAACCTCAACGACGAGCAGGTGCGCTTCGCCCAGACCATCTACTCGGCCGGCAACGACCTGCTGCACCTGATCAACGACATCCTCGACATCTCGAAGGTCGAGGCGGGCAAGCTCGAACTGGTGCCGGAAGAGGTGCCGCTGCGCCGCATGGTCGAGGGCCTGGCGCGCACCTTCGAGCCGCTCGCGCGCCAGAAGGCGCTCGAGTTCAGCATGACGATCGACCCGAACGTGCCGGCAGCGATTACCACCGACCGCCAGCGCGTCGAGCAGATCCTGAAGAACCTGCTGTCCAACGCGGTGAAGTTCACCGAGCGCGGCGCGGTCCGCATGACGGTGGGCGTGACGCCCGAGGGCTGGGTGCAGTTCGGCGTGCGCGATTCCGGCATCGGCATCGCCCAGGACCAGCAGGACAAGATCTTCGATGCCTTCCACCAGGCCGACGGCACCACCAGCCGCCGCTTCGGCGGCACCGGCCTGGGCCTGTCGATCTCGCGCGACCTCACCAACCTGCTGGGCGGCAGCCTGGACGTGTCGAGCCAGCCGGGCGAGGGCAGCCTGTTCACCCTGAGCCTGCCGCGCAGCGGCGCGGTCGCGGCCACCCCGCCGGCAGCACCGGCCCTGCATCCCGCGCAGCCTGCGCTGGCGGCGCCCCCGGCACCTACCGCCGCGCCGGCGCCAGTGGAGCCGGCCGCCAGCTTTGCGGACGACCGCGACCTGCCCGCGGCAGGCACGCGCACCGTCCTGGTGATCGAGGACGAACCCGAGTTCGCACGCATCCTGTTCGACCTGGCGCACGAACTCGACTACCGCTGCCTGGTGGCGCTCAGCGCCGGCGAAGGACTGGCGCTGGCCGCCAGCCAGAAGCCGGACGCGGTGCTGCTCGACATCCGCCTGCCGGACAGCTCCGGCCTGTCGGTGCTGCAGCAGTTGAAGGACAACCCGTCCACCCGCCACATCCCGGTGCACATCGTCTCGAGCATGGAAAACGGCGGCGAGGCCCTGCACCTGGGCGCGATCGGCTACGCCCTGAAACCCACCAGCCGCGAGCAGCTGGAAGAGGTGTTCCGCAAGCTGCAGGAAAAATCGAGCCAGAAGATCAAGCGCGTGCTGCTGGTCGAGGACGACGAGCGCCAGCGCGAGAGCGTGGTGCAGCTGATCGCCGACACCGACGTCGAGATCCGGGCTGTCGGCATGGGCGGCGACGCCCTGGCCCTGCTGAAGGAACAGATCTTCGACTGCATGATCATCGATCTGAAACTCCCCGACATGCAGGGCGGCGAGCTGCTCGAGCGCATGGCCAGCGAGGAAGTCTGCTCGTTCCCGCCGGTGATCGTCTACACCGGCCGCAACCTGACCCGCGACGAAGAGGCCGAGCTGCTCAAGTATTCGCGTTCGATCATCATCAAGGGCGCCCGTTCGCCCGAGCGCCTGCTGGACGAGGTGACCCTGTTCCTGCACAAGGTGGAAAGCGAGCTTTCGTCCGAGCGCCAGACCATGCTCAAGGCTGTGCGCGGGCGCGACCGCGTGTTCGAAGGGCGTACCATCCTGCTGGTGGACGACGACGTGCGCAACGTGTTCGCGCTGACCAGCGCGCTCGAATCGCGCGGCGCCCGGGTCGAGGTGGGCCGAAATGGATTTGAAGCCATCGACAAGCTCGACCAGGTGCCGGGTATCGACCTGGTGCTGATGGACGTCATGATGCCGGGCATGGACGGCCTGGAAGCGACCCGCCGCATCCGCGCCGACGGCCGCTTCGACCGCCTGCCGATCATCGCCATCACGGCCAAGGCGATGAAGGACGACCAGGAGCAGTGCCTGGCCGCCGGCGCCAACGACTACCTGGCCAAGCCGATCGACCTCTCCCGCCTGTATTCGCTGCTGCGGGTGTGGATGCCGACACTGGAACGCATTTGA
- a CDS encoding hybrid sensor histidine kinase/response regulator, giving the protein MSSQDPSKLLIVDDLPENLRALDALIRGEGRLVYQASSGEEALALMLEHDFALAILDVQMPGMDGFELAELMRGTERTRAIPIVFVSAAGRELNYAFKGYETGAVDFLYKPLDSDAVRSKVNVFVTLDQQRRQMQRQMAAIERSRQEQETLLRELNQTQEELQRSLRMRDEFMSLVAHELRTPLNTLFLEAQMRSLQLKRGTLATIKPDQFEAMIKRDERQIKAMIRLIDDMLDVSRMRSGQLSIRPGQVQLMDLLERVVSDLSLQAAATGCKLSLQPHPPVQGCWDEFRIEQVVVNLLTNALRYGGGQPVEVSVQYADDTVRIDVRDEGKGIAQSDLERIFEPYERGARNGEPKGLGLGLYISRQLAISHGGELRVTSKPGEGSTFSLILPTCEQTVDTATTA; this is encoded by the coding sequence ATGAGCTCGCAAGACCCTAGCAAACTTTTGATCGTCGACGACCTGCCGGAAAACCTGCGCGCGCTCGACGCCCTGATCCGCGGCGAAGGACGCCTCGTCTACCAGGCCTCCTCGGGCGAGGAAGCGCTGGCGCTGATGCTCGAGCACGACTTCGCGCTGGCCATCCTCGACGTCCAGATGCCGGGCATGGACGGCTTTGAACTGGCCGAGCTGATGCGCGGTACCGAACGCACCCGCGCCATCCCGATCGTGTTCGTGTCGGCCGCCGGCCGCGAGCTGAACTACGCCTTCAAGGGCTACGAGACCGGCGCCGTCGATTTCCTCTACAAGCCGCTCGACTCGGACGCGGTGCGCAGCAAGGTCAACGTGTTCGTCACGCTCGACCAGCAGCGCCGCCAGATGCAGCGCCAGATGGCCGCGATCGAGCGCAGCCGGCAGGAACAGGAAACCCTGCTGCGCGAACTGAACCAGACCCAGGAAGAGCTGCAGCGCTCGCTGCGCATGCGCGACGAGTTCATGTCGCTGGTGGCGCACGAGCTGCGCACGCCGCTCAACACCCTGTTCCTGGAAGCCCAGATGCGCAGCCTGCAGCTCAAGCGCGGCACCCTGGCCACCATCAAGCCCGACCAGTTCGAGGCCATGATCAAGCGCGACGAGCGCCAGATCAAGGCCATGATCCGCCTGATCGACGACATGCTCGACGTCTCGCGCATGCGCAGCGGCCAGCTGTCGATCCGTCCCGGCCAGGTCCAGCTGATGGACCTGCTCGAGCGCGTCGTCAGCGACCTGTCGCTGCAGGCCGCGGCCACCGGCTGCAAGCTGTCCCTGCAGCCGCATCCGCCGGTGCAGGGCTGCTGGGACGAGTTCCGCATCGAACAGGTGGTGGTCAACCTCCTGACCAATGCGCTGCGCTACGGCGGCGGGCAGCCGGTCGAGGTCAGCGTGCAGTACGCCGACGATACGGTGCGCATCGACGTGCGCGACGAGGGCAAGGGCATCGCCCAGAGCGACCTGGAACGCATCTTCGAGCCCTACGAGCGCGGCGCGCGCAACGGCGAGCCCAAGGGCCTGGGGCTGGGCCTGTACATCTCGCGCCAGCTGGCGATCTCGCACGGCGGCGAGCTGCGCGTGACCAGCAAGCCGGGGGAGGGCTCGACCTTCTCGCTGATCCTGCCGACCTGCGAGCAGACGGTCGATACGGCCACCACGGCCTGA